GTGGTATAACTCTCCCGTATATTGAACATGGTGATATGCTAGTCTAATTCCTAATGCTATCTAATCATAGATATAGATATACTGTCTCAAATGTCCAATAAAACTTGAGTagaataaacatatatatttattaaccaaacagtgaaacaaaacCAGTGTCATATATGTCATATGTGCATATATCACTGTGCGATATTTCAGAAAAGAAATACATCCACTATACTGTCAGTACTTGCTTGGACTAAGATGGCAGTGAAGAGGGTGTGTCTCCTGTGCCACCTCCAGACGCAGCATCTGTGTTGCTAGGTTACTAATTTTATACCTGTATAAGCATGGAAAAATAGTGCCAAGGTATTGAAGCTCTCTGGCATATGCTGTCAACAGATCAATCAGTTTTTCAGCTTAAGAAAGTTGATCATAATGAAACCTAAACTTTTGCTGCATACATATTTAGGTCTAATAAGTAAAACTAAATCATACGATTTTAATAAAACATGGTGATGCTAAAGCTTTCTTGGTCTTCCAGTTTGAGAAAATTTAGAAGTATGGACAAAAACAACGTCAATTTCAAAACTAACCAAATAAATACAATGAACAGATTTCTCAATATGGCCATTTTGAATATCTGATTCACACTCTCGAATAAATTCAAGTGACAACACTGATGGTAACGAGGAAGTAACTGCCATTCCAGCCAGCCAGTGTGCTGAATGTGCAGTCTAAGTTAACTtagtattattcattacactctGAGTCTGAAAAACTCTATAGAGGATCGTGTCAGGTGACCTTAGACTACTGATAATCAAATTTCCATTTCACTGGTACAGTGTTTAACGAGGAGACTTCTACAGTGCAGGGACAGGTGATGAACAAGTTGGGATGGAGGAGGACATTGCATCCAGTCACTTCACTGTCAGTGAGGTGATCTAAATATGGAAAAAAAACCATATATTTGAGCAGAGAAATGAAGAGAGTTAGGGTTGAAATGAACCAACCCCTCTTAGGACTGTCAACTTCCCTGAGCCAGCCTTCATCCATGAAACAACCAGGTGTGAAGCAGAATTATCTCATCAACAGTGAGACCTACACACAAGGAGGCCCAACTGATATGGCACTGTGTTTTCCTTAGTTAATATCACATCCAGTCCAGTCTCGAATTTCACATTCCACAAGCACTTGataacagtcatctgagaacaTCCTTCTTCTTATCAGTTCAAGGTCAACTGTTGCAGGAAAATACTACCACATGGCTCCATATACCCTTTCAGCATCAGGAGCAGGTGctccttattttttcaatataggTGTACTGGAAAACTTTACGAGTACatttagagtactgaatggaatttaatggagtacaagtaatcttgtgttttgtttcatatacgCACCATATATTCCACTCTTGTCTTGTATAAAAGATCcataaacaatgaaacaatactttatcagataAATATGTCTGAAAATGATTTAAAGACCATACACCATTGCTGTTGCACATATCTACATATTTTTTTATCCACTCACACGCTGATATTGCCATTATCTGAAGCTCTGCTATCACCTTTCAGATGTATGAATAAACTGGGTAATAGCAGGTTATTTCAGATTTTCGCTGAAACTGTTACTAAATTCATGTGCATTAATTTTACAGTCATTCAGAATTTTTACCCATTCTTATAAAACACTTCTCCATTTGTTGGAGTCAACACAGCTGTGTCAGTTCTTATGGCTTTCCCAAAAAAAAATAGTCTGGGACAAGGAGGAAACGTGACATATGAATTTTTTTACACTAGCAGCCTAGTGATAGTGATAGACACAATACTGATCTGTGTACACTGATAAGACCACTATTCTAACAACACAGTATTTGTTGACTATCGCCTCTGTGACCCATCTGGGATTTTCCTGTCTCTCAGAACTGACACAACATGTGATATGTATATCTACCAATGGTTGATCCAAGGACTCCAGAGAAAACCTTTTTTCAAGCTAGACAATTTTACAGATCAGAAAACCTATGTAAAATAATTGTGGTTCCTGTTGGCTACAGCAATTTTTAATGACTCATTACTAACCAATCTTCTTCCCTGCATGATAAATAACCATCTTTCTGCTCTGCATAATAAATAACCATCCTTCTTCCCTGCGAGATAAATAAATATCCATCTGGCCTGCATGATAAATAACCACCCTTCTTCCCTGTGTGATAAATAACTATCCATCTGCCCTGCATGATAAATAACCATCCATCTGCTCTGCGTGATAAATAACCATCCATCTGCCCTGTGTGATCAATAACCATCCTTCCCTGTGTGATAAATAACCATCCATTTGCCCTGCGTGATCAATAACCATCCATCTGCCCTGTGTGATAAATAACCATCTATCTGCCCTGCGTGATAAATAACCAGCCCCCAATCGTACCTTTAAAGAAGAGAGACCACACTCAGGCCCTTTGTTCAGTTTGTACCCTGTCATGAAAGGAGTAATTAAATCTTGATTTTTCAACTATTGCAGGTGAAAGTCAAGTCAAAAGTTTGAGTGTTGTGACAGTCAGAAGTATCATTATCCCAAGTCAATGTTATGGAATTTTGTTACAATGTTAGTACTATGTGCGACTGTAAATCAATGATAAAGTATGACAGACAAACAAATCTCATAGCTACGATTATTGTAAGTCAACATTAAAGCTTGAGTGTTGTACACGTCTTAGTGTTAGGATTATTGCAAGTCAACATTGAAGTACGACTGTTGAACAAGTCCTACAGTTTGAGTGTTGTGATGGTATAAGAGCTTCAATAATCATATGTTATCATAAATGATAGGTTCaaacaataaatgataaaactcCAAGTTTTGACAAACATGTAATTATCTCCCCTAGTATTTAAGACTTTTAGGAACTAAACAAACTGTCATCAATTAAGGaggtaatacaaacaaatatgatttgaaacatACTACAGACACAGTCAAAACAGGTTATAAATTGAGTGACCTTATATTGAAATGACTGAAACTTTGTACTCACACATAACCCTTATTACCAAGGAAACCATCACAACTAGTGCTCATCATGGTGAAGTGGTCAGTATCACTTGATTGTTCAACATATCCTTTAGATACGGAAAACCATACacttaaaatgtcatatttgaagtgagtgaggggacaccagaaatgggcttcacacgttgttccatgtagggaatcgaacccgggtcttcagcatgacgaatCACATTTGTAAAAATATGCAGATCAACATACAGGTTGGCAAAGTAGGTCAACTGACGAGGTTCTCGGTTCTTGAGACATAATGATGTGGTGGTTTGTGTCCACAGACATCTTCAATCATGATTTTAACAATGGGGCATGCAAAACAAGCAAACATCTGCACACTGGTATTTTGACACCCTACCTGAAAGACGAACTATCAGCATTATTAGCATTTACAGGTAAAAGTTGCCCTGAACCCAAACAAAAACCTTCGTACACATGGCAAATGTGTTATCACAGTCGGCATGAAGGCATGTCAAGCTTAGAACTATAACATCTATGTACGATGTTGTCCAGAGTTATTGAGGGAATTTACACCTGGACTCAGTTTGCAGTGGAATGAGGTTAAGGCAAGCAAAAACTTTAATCACACAGTCCAGCAAGAGTTTACTTAAACGTGAGTTAAGTTTGAATAGTTTGACAATCATGGAAAGGTACAGATGGTATGAAACGTGTTGGTTTAAACATGGCAGAAATCTtgtaaaagaaaaacaattctTTTAAATAAAGACTTATGGAATGATTCAAATACAAGTGAGAAAACATCATGGAAACATTCTTTGATTTTAATAAGATTTAAAATCATAAGCATGTTCGCATTCATCAACATCAATGTTAGAAATCAGGATGCAGAGAGCACTCCATGTAAAACTGGGACTTCATGAGCCCATGTCTTTATCATTACCCCTCACAGTAATAATAGGACCCACCCACTGAGTTGTCACCCCTTGCCTGCGTAGCTGTCTAGGACAGTCTGTTTAGCAACTGGATGGTCAGTTTTAAAAAGCTGCACACCCGATGGTACTTGGACAAATCTCACTTTCAGTATAATGACTAAAGCATTGACGGACAcagatttgaaaacattaaGCAGTTTCCCTCCTCTGTTTACCTTCTTATTACTTTTCTTAATCCAGAAAATTATGGACTGGCAACTTTCCAACTGGTCTTACAACTTTTGAGAGTTACCAGACAATTAATTTTGTCTGACTTATATTTTGGTGAGTTTACTGCACTGCTTTCATCCTTAATTTCAAACACAGAATTGATGATTTAGCACAAACATCAAGACTCACAAATCTCTTCAAGAAAAGTGCCATGACTAAAAACCTACACTGTAACCTGTATTAAATATCCTCTACAAGCTCTACAGCATCTTCATCCTACATTGTAATGTTCAGTCACTCACTGCCTACATCAACTGAGAGGACCAAGGGATCCAATTTGCCCATTCATTTTCTTCTCATCCAAAATGCTTGCCTGTCGTTTTTTCCATTCGGCTCCTAGAGTTGCAACCTGCTTCATGATCTCTTCATGCATCTCCACAAAAGACCTGACAGGTCTCTGGGCCCAGCTTGTATGGGGACTGTAGGGCCCCGGAGCCCCTTCTTCCATCACATTGAACAAATCACATGACTCCCACTCCGAACCTGAACTCAATCTCTGATTAAATGGATTCATTCTTTTGTCTCCACAGACCACCGCCTGACGATTTCCTTTGACTTCTAGACCCTGCCTCTCAATGTATGTTTGAGACAATATTCGACTCTGTCGCTCAGCTTCCTCGACCACTTTCCTCTGTTCCTCAGAATTTGCTTCTCTCAGTTTTTGTTGAAGTTCACTCACCATGAGTTTCACATATTCATATCCTGCTGCCGAAAGTGCTTTCATCCATGACTCCATCATctcttggctttcagcactgatgatgtatgttcGACTGCTCGATCCTAGAAAATTTATTTGGAATGTAAAATTGTCTGAATTTTCAGCAAGTTCAATTGTGCAGCCTTCTAACACAATGACACCCAAGGGTTCTCGGTCACCTTTTTTCTCGAAGTAGAAGAGTAAATTTCCTTTCAGCACGAACCATCGCCTCTGGAAGCCCTTATTAACCTCACCCTTCTTCATCAGGTGTCCTTCTTTGTCAGACGGGCCACCAGAACTAGCGTACCGACACAAGGCTTTGTCGTTTAAAATCTTCATTGTTTGGATTTAAACACAGCACCATTAAATTCTTTACATCATTATGACGTGCCACTGTGTTTTATGAATAATCCcagatgatgacatgtcttgttTAAGACAGGAAATGTAAATCACGATCTTATGACGAATCTCTTCTCAGATTGCAGTGTAATAGAATGATACAGTGTCAGTTACACATGTAAACTCGAGGCACTGAATCCTTTATTGTAGTGGTATATGTTTCGGTATTCCACGATTTGGATGTGGATATGTACGACTTTTGCCATGAAAGCATTTTGAGAATGCGAGGTCATAAATATTTGGAGTGCTTTCATACACTGTCAAGATGCTTACTCACTGGTGTCTAGCTTATCTGTGGATCCCTTTTAAATAGTGTTGACATTCCCGATATATGCACCATCAACGGTAAAGTTAGTTCCGCCACGGATATTACCGTTAAACGGATTAGTCACGACGTGTTCTCTGATCCATCAGTTCTCACAAACTGGGATATCACGGAGTCATCCATTTTGGCCACGCCTACCGATGGGGAGCAGCAAttgcaaaataaatattttcatgtgtgGTCATAACACCCTGTAtccaaatttaaaaaatgtctCTACAATACTAATTTTACGTTAGTTTTATACCTTATAACATTTTTCAATGTGTCGTGATCATTATTCATTGCACATTGGTGCATTGTTGTTTGAAGGCAAATATACCTCATTCACGTGACACGTTAAAGTCATATGATCAGAAAATGGCAGCGGCCTGCTTGTGTACGGTAGGAGTGTTGTTGTCAGTTCTTTCGACAACACTGTCACTGAAGGATAACGGTCCTAAAACCGTTTACGTGATCTTAGATGATGCAACACAGACATTCAAGTTCTCCGAGAATgtggaaacaaaacatgttgtgtCGGCGAGCTTCTTGGATTCGATGAATGCAACCGGGTAACAGTAACACTGTTTAAGTTTTAACATAGTGAcggtctgtcgtacagaccctgaagcaaatatacccaagaaagcccacacaagtctagaaaacgtggcaagtctagatttccttagcttctgaaaatgaagaaattctcagtgctccatttcattatattatattttttgcaGTAATATATATTTCGGAGACCAGAGCGATGTCGGGTATTACCGAACAAGCGGCTGTTTCcaaacaaaactccatttcCGTATTGTTTACTCAATTTGCCGATCTCTACAACAACTTTCACCCTCATGCATTGAAATGGGAACTTCTTCTACCGGAAAAACAAGTGTCTGCtccttaaatatatttcaaaagacgCGGAGAATAAAACTCACGAAAAGACAAGCAAGTGGCATCAcatacttaaaggggcactgatgcggagcattttccgtggactggtgtaaacttttgttattgtttttctcccgtgagtacccggatgatatcccagaatttgtgactggttcgtgacctctgctgcgcagtccgtaagtgcaattgatagtttaattatagacatataaactgaggtgaagtcaattgtacttcattacaaatgtattatgaaaacaaatgaaacactttgaaggttaatcatctgccagtggtagaaatggtaaaaaactattaggacggaaaaataacgaagctaatgtacgtctttatattttgtctcaaaaccctaattagtttattgtcatatttgtatgattctgaaaattaataaaagaacacacgatttgcttatactcatagtaaatttctaacataacagcaacatttatacattgtatagattgccaatgtggatcctatttcacacacatacgcgatctagtgtgtgttttctgtcatacagattctgctgaatgctacaacaaataaattaaaacaaaatgcaaataatgaacgtaaaacagactaattttatagcaacagtgtcaggctactaccttgttcaggaatgtatccatcaatatccacgtaaaagaaatcgtattccattcatctgcagctggtaaataatcctgctctgtgtcgcgtgtcttacaactgtctcatttgcgaaaaagtaacacatcgtttcacgtctttcgttggtgaaaactagataaacctctcattggtctcccaagatagcacacctggcaactaattgtatgatgtccactattctaagtaatttagttgaccaatattgagcaatcaatcaatcaacgcaagggtggttaattctttgaagggaggatgttgtttttgcactcacactttacgacagggtgtagtttATCtgcacacactgccttttgacaaatccgctagaagaacaaaagtaattaatcaatcagtgtgttatcggttaatcctttgatcgatgtttgtttttgtaactcaggtgataaaccctcttgcatcacttacatgcacatattacataacatacaatacatttgccattacagaccttaatttataatgttgagtatttactccagacaggagaaatgccaaatgggaacctttgttgagtaaccgaagtggtgttgctactaattatacctgttataaattcatgaattgaccatcaagagaatgatgacaaataacacgtgtaggtttacaccatcaaacgcgagttacagcaaggaagatgtaatctctgtgtcgcatgcagcctgaaaacacttatgggccgaaactgttttgaggataccaacggaatttcttttacgtaagacaattttcagatttctctaccaaagccaaggtcatcgtttttttgtttacgaattcaaataaatcaactgtgtgttttattatcataaataataaaccattgtagctaccatagctaccaaaatttacgcatgctatttgctatcacagctcaaccaacactcaaaactacctaaatataaagctttgcaatcttccgtactgaaacaaatggcttgctacgtgcctgtagacatcatattttcatgtaacatgattaaatatcgaggttaaaaacacagaaataggatcaaattggatcagtaagtataccatccaagcatctgaaaagaactacactgctgggatatatggttacgatcagacaaggaataccatggatatttttaaacaaatggcatgtgatgggcatccggcctcctgactgtttaagtgaagaaattttgctaatatggacaggtgcccagttcctttgtccgtcacggtcgaaggagtgggcgctgaccaatttgcggtctgctttcgtaattagaccgttagcgagaagcattattcgctccgcatcagtgcccctttaaaggggcactgatgcggagcaatttccttggactggtgtaaacttttgttgttgtttttctcccgtgagtacctggatgatatcccagaattcgggactggttcgtgacctctgctgcgcagtccgtatgcgcaactgatagtttaattatagacagatcaactgaggtgaagtctttttacttcattacaaatgtattatgaaaacaagtgaaacactttgaagggtaatcatctgccagtggtagaaatggtaaaaaactattaggacggaaaaataacgaagccagtgtacgtctctatattttgtctcataaccctaattagtttattgtcatatttgtatgcttttgaaaattaattaaaaaaccacatggtctgcttatactcatagtaaatttttaacataacagcaacatttctacattgtatagattgccaaagtggatcctatttcacacacatacgcgatctagagTGTGttgtctgtcatatagattctgccgaatgcaaataaattaaaacaaaatgctaataatgaatgtaaaacagactaattttatagtaacaatgtcaggctactaccttgttcaggaatgtatccatcaatatccacgtaaaagaaatcgtattccattcatctgcagctggtaaataatccagctctgtgtcgcgtgtcttacaactgtctaatttgcgaaaaagtaacacatcgtttcatgtctttcattggtgaaaacctgataaacctctcattggtcacccaagatagcacacaatgagcaatcaatcaatcaacgcaagggtggttaattctttgaagggaggatgttgtttttacactcgcattttacaacagggtgtagtcatctacacactgccctttgacaaaagtaattaatcaatcagtgtgttatcggttaatcctttgatcgatgtttgtttttgtaactcagctgataaaccctcttgcatcacttataattacatgcacatattacataacatatgatacatttgccattacagaccttaatttataatgttgagtatttactaaaggcaggagaaatgccaaatgggaacctctgttgagtaaccgaagtggtgttactactaattatacacGTTATAAATTtgttaattgaccatccagagaatgatgacatgtaggtttacaccatcaaacgcgagttacagcaaggaagatgtaatctctgtgttcCATGtggcctgaaaacacttatgggccgaaa
The window above is part of the Haliotis asinina isolate JCU_RB_2024 chromosome 1, JCU_Hal_asi_v2, whole genome shotgun sequence genome. Proteins encoded here:
- the LOC137293512 gene encoding sesquipedalian-1-like, with product MKILNDKALCRYASSGGPSDKEGHLMKKGEVNKGFQRRWFVLKGNLLFYFEKKGDREPLGVIVLEGCTIELAENSDNFTFQINFLGSSSRTYIISAESQEMMESWMKALSAAGYEYVKLMVSELQQKLREANSEEQRKVVEEAERQSRILSQTYIERQGLEVKGNRQAVVCGDKRMNPFNQRLSSGSEWESCDLFNVMEEGAPGPYSPHTSWAQRPVRSFVEMHEEIMKQVATLGAEWKKRQASILDEKKMNGQIGSLGPLS